Proteins co-encoded in one Stomoxys calcitrans chromosome 5, idStoCalc2.1, whole genome shotgun sequence genomic window:
- the LOC131993998 gene encoding zinc finger protein 675-like isoform X1: MVLNYNTHANPKLVDRYLRPSAGKFLLKQHLKMCSENIKCRCCFNPSVNLFKLSAKSRLSGVEEKTYSELLQEVTSSCDTNIFGYEVKIPQTICRKCANQLKNVYQFILQTRKVYEHYLRLSESEGKDLKPLRSSEDLEETLIEIQSIKVVSDVETLVEEVKIEKANENDLFPADTMEAKSSDYITEDNEFSADGEDMYDYDVLEDSSNERQQKEMTKSDSCTDEDQSVDEEDMMSFEPIAIRCDVCQKIYRDERALNIHKRYTHMPEEEKIPCPCPGCDYKTSRLSALKVHTGLSHGAEKFEEYFKQISVTGKKFLCDLCCRGYQRREDLSKHFRKKHRNPGTPTKRKKKPNKTKEESCFLCASCGQSYNSKKALDGHLLSHTVERPFRCDLCEKTFKRMKDLNTHRVIHSDEKPFQCSNCGKSFKRADKLKIHMRVHSELRPYQCEHCEKTFKYPSVLRTHMHMHTGQTPFSCKTCGEAFSVRTSLNNHCLKNGHVK; the protein is encoded by the exons atggttcttaactataatacacacgcaaatccaaaactcgttgacagatattTACGTCCATCAGCTggtaaatttttgttgaaacaaCATTTGAAGATGTGTTCGGAAAATATAAAATGTCGTTGTTGCTTCAATCCCTCCGtgaatttgtttaaattgtCGGCTAAATCAAGATTATCAGGCGTGGAAGAAAAAACCTACAGTGAACTATTACAGGAAGTAACAAGCAGCTGTGACACCAAT ATTTTCGGATATGAAGTTAAAATACCACAGACTATTTGCAGAAAATGTGCAAATCAACTGAAAAATGTCTACCAATTTATTTTACAAACTCGAAAAGTTTATGAGCATTATCTGCGTTTATCTGAATCGGAGGGCAAGGATTTGAAACCATTAAGAAGTTCCGAAGACTTAGAGGAAACTCTTATAGAGATACAGAGTATTAAAGTAGTTTCCGATGTGGAGACTTTGGTCGAAGAGGTGAAAATAGAGAAAGCCAATGAAAATGACTTGTTTCCCGCTGATACGATGGAGGCTAAAAGTTCGGACTACATAACAGAAGATAATGAGTTTAGTGCAGACGGAGAGGACATGTATGATTATGATGTATTGGAAGAttcttcaaatgaaag GCAGCAAAAGGAAATGACCAAAAGTGACTCATGTACCGATGAAGACCAGTCAGTGGATGAAGAAGACATGATGTCATTTGAACCCATTGCTATACGTTGTGATGTATGTCAAAAAATTTATCGAGATGAAAGAGCTCTTAATATACACAAACGTTATACACATATGCCGGAAGAAGAGAAAATTCCATGTCCTTGCCCAGGATGTGATTATAAAACAAGTCGCCTTTCAGCTTTGAAAGTTCACACCGGTCTTTCACATGGAGCAGAAAAATTTGAggaatattttaaacaaatttcggTAACTGGCAAAAAGTTTCTATGTGACTTATGCTGCCGTGGTTATCAACGTAGGGAAGATTTGAGCAAACATTTTCGAAAAAAGCATAGGAATCCAGGCACACCaacaaaacgaaagaaaaaaccTAACAAAACAAAAGAGGAGTCTTGCTTTCTATGTGCTTCTTGTGGCCAGTCATACAACTCTAAAAAAGCCCTGGATGGCCATCTTCTAAGTCACACAGTTGAAAGGCCTTTTCGATGTGACCTATGTGAAAAGACATTTAAACGTATGAAGGATCTTAATACACATCGGGTTATACACAGCGATGAGAAACCCTTTCAATGCTCTAATTGTGGGAAATCTTTTAAACGAGCAGACAAATTAAAAATACACATGAGGGTTCATTCTGAGTTAAGGCCCTATCAATGTGAACATTGCGAGAAAACCTTTAAATATCCAAGTGTATTAAGGACACATATGCATATGCATACGGGTCAAACGCCTTTCTCTTGTAAAACTTGTGGGGAGGCATTTTCTGTACGAACATCACTCAATAATCATTGTTTAAAAAATGGTCATgttaaataa
- the LOC106087947 gene encoding protein saal1 gives MSSSPSTEEKHKDVKSKNDDEAIKAKQQNDEDNQRSETSSFNPTQNDCEEQDLERLKGDAIGDTLYSERFVLNTLLKLGQLSKDLQEEEEDLEKELCSLWDMTMEKDIVEYLLKQDVLELFATIIKTTEDKRLSEILVGILANMVHFSEARSALENEEEIVFVLLELSSCLDSLTLEQLMRLFAEVFVNMEGASIFKWYEYMLKSEQFAQNIAFILTSAVRATLVFQTMEALNAILAKFATMETPSENENKTPSFEEIFVNFTITSATIEALQTLQNDTSSQVDNAYEAIPKILLKANQIFCNIHSILTQYGDLSREAYEECNDEMLATLKVVLKTIDGEVKAWSQYEQTWLESLNDILRVLKNPFDLDIAQCLLKLHFNVSSTIEENLTKDPKANDFESVDDGMEQVEYEQVLAIILNTINFLILKVDKDALKQCISLCPRKYVMKVMDTFQEPIESESLKTCYSKLKDALEEK, from the exons ATGAGCAGCTCTCCTTCAACCGAGGAAAAACACAAagatgttaaaagcaaaaatgaCGATGAAGCTATAAAAGCTAAGCAGCAAAACGACGAGGACAATCAGCGGTCCGAAACTTCATCTTTCAACCCTACTCAAAATGATTGCGAGGAACAAGATCTGGAGCGTCTAAAG GGTGATGCCATAGGTGATACTCTTTATAGCGAACGTTTTGTTCTAAACACTCTGCTCAAGCTTGGGCAATTGTCCAAAGACCTTCAAGAGGAGGAGGAAGATCTGGAAAAAGAACTTTGCTCCCTCTGGGATATGACAATGGAGAAAGACATTGTGGAGTATCTACTAAAACAAGATGTCTTGGAATTATTTGCCACCATTATAAAGACCACTGAAGACAAGCGCTTGTCTGAGATTTTAGTTGGTATACTGGCAAATATGGTGCACTTTTCTGAGGCACGCTCAGCATTGGAGAATGAAGAAGAAATCGTATTCGTTCTATTGGAGTTATCTTCTTGTTTGGATTCTCTTACGCTagaacaattaatgcgcctattTGCAGAGGTCTTTGTAAACATGGAAGGCGCAAGTATTTTTAAATGGTATGAATATATGTTGAAATCGGAACAATTTGCACAAAACATTGCGTTTATATTGACCAGTGCAGTTAGGGCAACTCTGGTCTTCCAGACTATGGAAGCGTTAAATGCTATATTAgcgaaatttgccacaatggAAACGCCATcggaaaatgaaaacaaaactccttcctttgaggaaatttttgttaattttacaaTCACCAGTGCCACAATCGAAGCTCTACAAACTCTGCAAAACGACACATCTAGCCAGGTGGATAACGCCTATGAAGCGATTCCAAAAATTCTGCTAAAGGCAAATCAAATATTCTGCAACATACACAGCATATTAACTCAATATGGAGATCTAAGCAGAGAGGCCTATGAAGAATGCAATGACGAAATGTTGGCCACTCTTAAGGTAGTTTTGAAAACTATTGATGGCGAAGTAAAGGCTTGGAGCCAGTATGAACAAACTTGGCTGGAAAGCTTAAATGACATATTAAGG GTGTTAAAAAATCCCTtcgacttggatatagctcagtGCCTACTTAAACTCCATTTCAATGTTTCGTCTACAATAGAAGAAAATTTAACCAAAGACCCAAAAGCCAACGACTTTGAATCTGTTGATGATGGCATGGAACAAGTGGAATATGAACAGGTCTTGGCTATAATATTGAATaccataaattttttaattctaaAGGTGGACAAAGATGCATTGAAACAATGCATCTCTCTATGTCCCCGTAAATATGTCATGAAAGTCATGGATACCTTCCAAGAGCCAATAGAAAGTGAATCATTGAAAACCTGCTATTCAAAGCTCAAAGATGCCttagaagaaaaataa
- the LOC131998035 gene encoding uncharacterized protein LOC131998035 gives MGECRKKKKCGEEGCEYYHHSSLHRYTSPSPPVGSKQTSNQNMTNSSNERDVIHNSHNNMLTNILFKIVPITIYGNNKSIETYAFIDEGSSVSLMDNSIASDLKIDGVASPLCLKWTGGNSKTRVSLNRSVIAISEICLLKVM, from the exons ATGGGAGAATGCAGGAAAAAGAAAAAGTGCGGCGAGGAAGGCTGTGAGTACTATCACCATTCTTCCCTACATCGATATACGTCACCTTCACCACCTGTTGGAAGCAAACAAACGTCAAATCAAAATATGACAAACAGTTCAAATGAAAGAGACGTGATACATAATTCCCACAATAATatgttgacaaatattttgtttaaaattgtgCCAATTACTATATATGGAAATAATAAAAGCATCGAAACCTATGCGTTTATTGATGAGGGTTCGTCGGTCAGCCTTATGGATAATTCAATTGCCAGTGATCTAAAAATTGATGGTGTGGCTAGCCCCCTGTGTTTGAAATGGACGGGAG ggaacaGCAAAACCCGTGTGTCTTTAAAC CGCAGCGTTATCGCCATCTCCGAAATTTGCCTGTTAAAAGTTATGTGA
- the LOC106087954 gene encoding uncharacterized protein LOC106087954 — protein MLVLPQLAPLLQRSAFTICRFYAKPTPKGTKISSASNDTMKQVHQESLKYLNPNCMVKVISDTFVKVRSADVHDYPNGDVFIAQLRGGPAKNCPASMDIRVSDDESSVEVIVKKLTENTMDFHCELAVPIKASLDICSKSGVNVSKIYGDILKLRAEKYIAVAEVKSEIIDVASVDGNIVCLGLLLGKKTKVETKNNGHIILDKLQGDEILCKTDSGNISTSCCYVESSTFETNNGLLDLKNIHKTTNVLVHRDGNLKMSGVHGNLKVDFNGNSMELQLSELTGDNCIKANDAKSSIINISEEIENTTSITANLVDCNDSSITLDSSLQHLSSGLNEDKQSFTWPIDKEHAHKLQIFGKNSLILGKSSWSDMLRLHMTKSANNNKNNNNF, from the exons atgTTGGTTTTGCCTCAATTGGCGCCATTATTGCAACGTTCAGCATTTACTATTTGTCGTTTTTATGCAAAGCCTACGCCGAAGGGAACCAAAATATCCTCCGCTTCTAATGACACCATGAAACAAGTACATCAGGAATCGTTGAAATATTTAAACCCTAACTGCATGGTAAAGGTGATATCGGATACATTTGTTAAAGTCCGTTCGGCTGATGTACACGATTATCCAAATGGTGACGTCTTCATTGCCCAATTACGTGGAGGCCCTGCCAAAAATTGTCCAGCATCTATGGACATTAGAGTCAGTGATGATGAGAGTAGTGTTGAAGTAATTGTCAAGAAATTAACAGAAAACACTATGGATTTTCACTGCGAGCTAGCCgttcccataaaagccagttTGGATATATGCTCGAAAAGTGGTGTTAATGTATCAAAAATTTATGGAGATATCTTAAAGTTGAGAGCTGAAAAGTACATTGCTGTCGCTGAAGTCAAGTCCGAAATAATTGATGTTGCATCTGTTGATGGAAACATTGTATGCCTTggtttgttgttgggcaaaaaGACAAAGGTGGAAACGAAAAATAATGGT CACATCATTTTAGATAAACTGCAAGGGGATGAGATTCTATGTAAAACCGATTCCGGCAACATATCAACTAGTTGTTGCTATGTCGAATCGTCGACATTTGAAACCAACAACGGTCTTTTGGACctgaaaaatattcacaaaacaaCAAATGTACTCGTTCACCGCGATGGAAATCTGAAAATGT CGGGTGTTCATGGCAATTTAAAGGTCGATTTTAATGGTAATTCTATGGAACTGCAATTATCAGAATTGACCGGCGATAACTGTATTAAAGCTAACGATGCTAAATCTTCTATCATTAATATATCGGAAGAAATTGAAAATACCACTTCAATAACTGCAAACTTGGTGGATTGCAACGATTCTAGCATTACGCTGGACTCCTCGCTACAGCATTTAAGCTCCGGTCTGAATGAGGATAAGCAATCATTTACATGGCCTATCGACAAGGAGCATGCACATAAATTACAGATCTTTGGGAAAAACTCGTTGATATTGGGCAAATCATCCTGGTCGGATATGCTTCGTTTGCATATGACCAAAAGTGcgaataacaataaaaataataataatttttaa
- the LOC131993998 gene encoding zinc finger protein 675-like isoform X2, with amino-acid sequence MCSENIKCRCCFNPSVNLFKLSAKSRLSGVEEKTYSELLQEVTSSCDTNIFGYEVKIPQTICRKCANQLKNVYQFILQTRKVYEHYLRLSESEGKDLKPLRSSEDLEETLIEIQSIKVVSDVETLVEEVKIEKANENDLFPADTMEAKSSDYITEDNEFSADGEDMYDYDVLEDSSNERQQKEMTKSDSCTDEDQSVDEEDMMSFEPIAIRCDVCQKIYRDERALNIHKRYTHMPEEEKIPCPCPGCDYKTSRLSALKVHTGLSHGAEKFEEYFKQISVTGKKFLCDLCCRGYQRREDLSKHFRKKHRNPGTPTKRKKKPNKTKEESCFLCASCGQSYNSKKALDGHLLSHTVERPFRCDLCEKTFKRMKDLNTHRVIHSDEKPFQCSNCGKSFKRADKLKIHMRVHSELRPYQCEHCEKTFKYPSVLRTHMHMHTGQTPFSCKTCGEAFSVRTSLNNHCLKNGHVK; translated from the exons ATGTGTTCGGAAAATATAAAATGTCGTTGTTGCTTCAATCCCTCCGtgaatttgtttaaattgtCGGCTAAATCAAGATTATCAGGCGTGGAAGAAAAAACCTACAGTGAACTATTACAGGAAGTAACAAGCAGCTGTGACACCAAT ATTTTCGGATATGAAGTTAAAATACCACAGACTATTTGCAGAAAATGTGCAAATCAACTGAAAAATGTCTACCAATTTATTTTACAAACTCGAAAAGTTTATGAGCATTATCTGCGTTTATCTGAATCGGAGGGCAAGGATTTGAAACCATTAAGAAGTTCCGAAGACTTAGAGGAAACTCTTATAGAGATACAGAGTATTAAAGTAGTTTCCGATGTGGAGACTTTGGTCGAAGAGGTGAAAATAGAGAAAGCCAATGAAAATGACTTGTTTCCCGCTGATACGATGGAGGCTAAAAGTTCGGACTACATAACAGAAGATAATGAGTTTAGTGCAGACGGAGAGGACATGTATGATTATGATGTATTGGAAGAttcttcaaatgaaag GCAGCAAAAGGAAATGACCAAAAGTGACTCATGTACCGATGAAGACCAGTCAGTGGATGAAGAAGACATGATGTCATTTGAACCCATTGCTATACGTTGTGATGTATGTCAAAAAATTTATCGAGATGAAAGAGCTCTTAATATACACAAACGTTATACACATATGCCGGAAGAAGAGAAAATTCCATGTCCTTGCCCAGGATGTGATTATAAAACAAGTCGCCTTTCAGCTTTGAAAGTTCACACCGGTCTTTCACATGGAGCAGAAAAATTTGAggaatattttaaacaaatttcggTAACTGGCAAAAAGTTTCTATGTGACTTATGCTGCCGTGGTTATCAACGTAGGGAAGATTTGAGCAAACATTTTCGAAAAAAGCATAGGAATCCAGGCACACCaacaaaacgaaagaaaaaaccTAACAAAACAAAAGAGGAGTCTTGCTTTCTATGTGCTTCTTGTGGCCAGTCATACAACTCTAAAAAAGCCCTGGATGGCCATCTTCTAAGTCACACAGTTGAAAGGCCTTTTCGATGTGACCTATGTGAAAAGACATTTAAACGTATGAAGGATCTTAATACACATCGGGTTATACACAGCGATGAGAAACCCTTTCAATGCTCTAATTGTGGGAAATCTTTTAAACGAGCAGACAAATTAAAAATACACATGAGGGTTCATTCTGAGTTAAGGCCCTATCAATGTGAACATTGCGAGAAAACCTTTAAATATCCAAGTGTATTAAGGACACATATGCATATGCATACGGGTCAAACGCCTTTCTCTTGTAAAACTTGTGGGGAGGCATTTTCTGTACGAACATCACTCAATAATCATTGTTTAAAAAATGGTCATgttaaataa
- the LOC131998007 gene encoding uncharacterized protein LOC131998007, with translation MFHQIHIRAEDRDVQRFLWRDCNQERAPDVYIMDVMIFGATCAPSISQYVKNYNADKFLEEFPLAAKAIKQNHYVDDLLCSIDTAEEAIKLVKDVCFVHRQAGFNIRNWVSNSREVRNAFASTLSEKVKCINFKAENSVEKVLGVFWEHDEDVITFKIASWLLEGELLSTKKAPTKREMLRLVMSIYDPLGLIGHIVMFVKVLMQEVWRSKSGWDEPIHHELAAKWSHWLRILPDIENLKIERCYLKTFHNYEGVNVQLHTFVDASKDGYAAVCYLRLKKNADVVCSLVTAKTRVAPIKITSVPRLELMAALIGARLAKFVLDNHEIGISKKYFWSDSKTVLSWINSDHRKYNQFVAFRVTEILELSSISDWNWVPSRENVADDATKWSKIPNFSDSSRWFHGPAFLFQPEEMWPQKTGFSGNTEEERIHTSYPINKYEPILNELRFSKWNRLVRAIAYVVKFITICRKNEPRCQGLTLDYLKRAEHIIYKQVQSVTYSAEIAALNTKSPVPKSSEIFSKTPYLEEGLLRVDGRIDLANVTFDQKRPIILPRKHYVTKLIILHYHEKFHHMHHETVVNELRQKYAISKLRTTVKTIFRSCQFCKITKVVPNPPQMAKLPRARVAAYASPFSYTGVDFFGPILVSVNRHKEKRYGCLFTCLTIRAVHIEIAHSLTTSSCILAIRNFMARRGTPHEFYSDNGTNFIGAERELREALAEVNKNELLETFTTANTKWNFNPPASPHMGGAWERLVRSIKMVLYKIMPSRHPTDELLLSMLIEVENVINSRPLAYVPIEEHMAEALTPNHFLVGSSNGLKPLTTVYDSGTLLRQSWLISQQYGNIFWKKWLAEYLPSLTCRTKWHEKSKALCQGDLVIIVDPSLPRNVWLRGKVLETRLAPDGQVRSAKILTCRGVMERPATKLAILDVAAQTKSDVEEASCHTPGGMLTPISKMP, from the coding sequence ATGTTTCATCAAATTCACATCAGAGCAGAAGATCGTGATGTGCAACGGTTTCTTTGGAGGGATTGTAACCAGGAGAGAGCGCCAGATGTGTACATAATGGACGTCATGATATTTGGTGCCACATGCGCTCCCAGCATATCGCAGTATGTGAAGAATTATAATGCTGACAAATTTCTGGAAGAGTTTCCCCTTGCTGCAAAGGCAATCAAACAAAATCATTATGTGGATGATTTGCTATGTTCTATTGATACGGCTGAGGAggcaataaaattggttaaagATGTGTGCTTTGTACATCGCCAAGCTGGTTTCAATATAAGAAACTGGGTGTCCAATAGCAGGGAGGTTAGGAATGCATTTGCATCTACTCTTTCGGAGAAAGTTAAATGCATAAATTTTAAAGCCGAAAACAGTGTTGAGAAAGTACTGGGCGTTTTTTGGGAGCATGATGAGGATGTTATAACATTTAAAATAGCATCATGGCTTCTGGAGGGTGAATTATTGTCAACCAAAAAAGCTCCAACTAAGCGAGAAATGCTTAGACTAGTAATGTCCATTTACGACCCCCTGGGACTAATTGGACACATAGTTATGTTCGTGAAGGTTCTCATGCAAGAAGTTTGGAGGTCCAAATCGGGGTGGGATGAACCAATCCATCACGAATTGGCGGCAAAATGGAGTCACTGGTTACGAATTTTGCCAGACATCGAAAACCTCAAAATAGAAAGATGCTATCTAAAAACTTTTCATAATTATGAAGGCGTTAATGTCCAGCTGCATACCTTTGTGGATGCCAGCAAGGACGGTTATGCTGCTGTATGTTATTTAAGACTGAAGAAAAATGCCGATGTGGTTTGTTCGTTAGTGACTGCCAAAACCAGAGTTGCCCCAATTAAAATAACGTCAGTGCCTAGGCTTGAACTTATGGCAGCTTTAATAGGAGCGCGTCTAGCGAAGTTTGTGCTGGATAATCACGAAATTggaatttctaaaaaatatttttggagcGATTCGAAGACAGTTTTGAGTTGGATCAACTCTGACCATCGCAAATATAACCAGTTTGTTGCATTTCGGGTTACGGAAATCCTGGAACTCTCATCAATCAGCGATTGGAATTGGGTTCCAAGTAGAGAGAATGTGGCCGATGATGCCACAAAATGGtcgaaaattccaaatttttccgATTCTAGTAGGTGGTTCCATGGACCAGCTTTTTTGTTCCAACCTGAAGAAATGTGGCCCCAAAAGACGGGTTTTAGTGGTAATACAGAGGAGGAACGAATACATACCTCGTACCCAATAAATAAATACGAGCCCATTTTAAATGAGCTGCGATTTTCGAAATGGAATCGGCTGGTGAGAGCTATTGCTTATGTGGTCAAATTTATTACTATTTGTCGAAAGAATGAGCCCAGATGCCAAGGATTAACACTGGATTATTTaaagagagcggagcatataaTATATAAACAGGTGCAATCTGTGACTTACTCAGCTGAAATTGCTGCCCTGAATACAAAGTCTCCTGTGCCAAAATccagcgaaattttttcaaaaacaccctATTTGGAGGAAGGGCTTTTACGAGTTGATGGCAGAATAGATTTGGCAAATGTTACATTTGACCAAAAGCGTCCAATAATATTGCCCAGAAAACATTATGTTACCAAATTAATAATTCTTCATTATCacgaaaaatttcatcatatgCATCATGAAACAGTTGTGAATGAGCTGAGGCAAAAGTATGCCATCTCGAAACTTCGCACCACTGTAAAGACTATTTTTCGTTCCTGTCAATTCTGTAAAATCACCAAGGTGGTGCCTAACCCCCCTCAGATGGCAAAGTTACCTCGAGCTCGTGTAGCTGCTTATGCATCTCCATTCTCTTATACTGGAGTAGACTTCTTTGGGCCCATATTGGTCAGTGTGAATCGCCACAAAGAGAAACGATATGGCTGTTTGTTTACGTGCCTCACTATAAGGGCCGTTCATATTGAGATTGCACATTCTCTTACgacaagctcttgtattttggctATTCGCAATTTTATGGCGCGTAGAGGTACACCGCATGAGTTCTATAGCGACAATGGAACTAATTTTATTGGAGCAGAGAGGGAACTAAGAGAGGCGCTAGCAGAGGTTAACAAAAACGAATTACTCGAAACTTTTACAACTGCCAACACCAAATGGAATTTTAATCCTCCTGCTTCACCCCACATGGGAGGCGCCTGGGAGCGTTTAGTTCGCTCAATCAAAATGGTTTTGTATAAGATCATGCCCTCAAGGCACCCTACTGATGAGCTACTTTTGAGCATGTTAATCGAGGTGGAAAATGTGATAAATTCGAGGCCGCTCGCATATGTTCCAATTGAAGAACATATGGCAGAAGCTTTAACCCCGAATCATTTTCTTGTGGGAAGCTCCAATGGGCTAAAACCCTTAACTACAGTTTACGACAGTGGAACCTTATTGAGACAGAGCTGGCTTATTTCTCAACAATATGGCAACATATTTTGGAAGAAGTGGCTGGCCGAATATTTACCATCGCTTACTTGTAGGACAAAATGGCACGAGAAATCAAAGGCATTATGTCAGGGGGATTTAGTTATCATTGTAGACCCTTCTTTACCTAGAAATGTCTGGCTGCGAGGCAAAGTACTTGAAACGAGGTTGGCACCAGATGGTCAGGTCCGCAGCGCAAAAATATTGACATGTCGAGGCGTAATGGAGAGACCTGCAACGAAGCTGGCAATTTTGGATGTTGCTGCTCAAACTAAGTCTGACGTAGAAGAAGCTTCTTGTCATACTCCGGGGGGAATGTTGACGCCAATCTCAAAAATgccttaa
- the LOC106087957 gene encoding transcription elongation factor SPT4, producing the protein MSFDTIPKDLRGLRACLVCSLIKTFDQFEYDGCDNCDEFLRMKNNRDNVYDHTSNNFDGLIALMSPEDSWVAKWQRIGRFTRGIYAISVSGTLPQATLREMKSRGIPYRPRDTSQR; encoded by the exons ATGTCTTTTGATACAATTCCCAAAGATTTGCGCGGTCTGCGAGCTTGCTTGGTGTGCTCTTTAATAAAG ACTTTTGACCAATTTGAATATGATGGATGCGACAATTGCGATGAATTTTTACGTATGAAAAACAATAGAGACAACGTCTACGATCACACCAGTAataattttgatgggctaattGCTCTTATGAGCCCCGAAGATTCTTGGGTAGCCAAGTGGCAAAGGATAG GTCGTTTTACCAGAGGCATATATGCTATATCGGTTTCGGGTACACTGCCTCAAGCAACTTTAAGAGAAATGAAGAGCCGAGGCATTCCATACAGGCCACGAGATACTAGCCAACGTTAA
- the LOC106087952 gene encoding zinc finger protein 214: protein MCSENIKCRCCFNPSVNLFKLSAKSRLSGVEEKTYSELLQEVTSSCDTNIFGYEVKIPQTICRKCANQLKNVYQFILQTRKVYEHYLRSSESEDKDVKPLRSSEDLEENLIEIQSIKVECDVETLVEEVKIENTSENDLFPADTVEAKSSDYITEDNKFSADGEDMYDYDVLKDSSNERQHKEMTKSDSCTDEDQLVDGEDMMSFEPTAIRCDVCQKIYRDERALNIHKRYTHMPEEEKMPCPCPGCDFKTSRLSALKVHTGLIHGAEKFEEYFKQISVTRKKFLCNLCCRGYQRRDDLNKHFRKKHKNPDTPTKRKKKPNKTKEKSCFLCASCGQSYNSKKALDDHLLSHTGERPFRCDLCEKTFKRMKDLNTHRVIHSDEKPFRCSNCGKSFKRADKLKIHMRVHSELRPYQCEHCEKTFKYQSVLRTHMHMHTGPTTFSCNTSV, encoded by the exons ATGTGTTCGGAAAATATAAAATGTCGTTGTTGCTTCAATCCCTCCGtgaatttgtttaaattgtCGGCTAAATCAAGATTATCAGGCGTGGAAGAAAAAACCTACAGTGAACTATTACAGGAAGTAACAAGCAGCTGTGACACCAAT ATTTTCGGATATGAAGTTAAAATACCACAGACTATTTGCAGAAAATGTGCAAATCAACTGAAAAATGTCTACCAATTTATTTTACAAACTCGAAAAGTTTATGAGCATTATCTGCGTTCATCTGAATCGGAGGACAAGGATGTGAAACCATTAAGAAGTTCCGAAGACTTAGAGGAAAATCTTATAGAGATACAGAGTATTAAAGTAGAGTGCGATGTGGAGACTTTGGTCGAAGAGGTGAAAATAGAGAATACCAGTGAAAATGACTTGTTTCCCGCTGATACGGTGGAGGCTAAAAGTTCGGACTACATAACAGAAGATAATAAGTTTAGTGCAGACGGAGAGGACATGTATGATTATGATGTATTGAAAGAttcttcaaatgaaag GCAGCACAAGGAAATGACCAAAAGTGACTCATGTACCGACGAAGACCAGTTAGTGGATGGAGAAGACATGATGTCATTTGAACCCACTGCTATACGTTGTGATGTATGTCAAAAAATTTATCGAGATGAAAGAGCTCTTAATATACACAAACGTTATACACATATGCCGGAAGAAGAGAAAATGCCATGTCCTTGCCCAGGATGTGATTTTAAAACAAGTCGTCTTTCAGCTTTGAAAGTTCACACCGGTCTTATACATGGAGCAGAAAAATTTGAggaatattttaaacaaatttcggTAACTCGCAAAAAGTTTCTATGTAACTTATGCTGCCGTGGTTATCAACGTAGGGATGATTTGAACAAACATTTTCGAAAAAAGCATAAGAATCCAGATACACCaacaaaacgaaagaaaaaaccTAACAAAACAAAAGAGAAGTCTTGCTTTCTATGTGCTTCTTGTGGCCAGTCATACAACTCTAAAAAAGCCCTGGATGACCATCTTCTAAGTCACACAGGTGAAAGGCCTTTTCGATGTGACCTATGTGAAAAGACATTTAAACGTATGAAGGATCTTAATACACATCGGGTTATACACAGCGATGAGAAACCCTTCCGATGCTCTAATTGTGGGAAATCTTTTAAACGAGCAGACAAATTAAAAATACACATGAGGGTTCATTCTGAGTTAAGGCCCTATCAATGTGAACATTGCGAGAAAACCTTTAAATATCAAAGTGTATTAAGGACACATATGCATATGCATACGGGTCCAACGACTTTCTCTTGTAATACTTCTGTATGA